The nucleotide window TTTTGTACATGTGTTCTTCTGAGATCTGGAAAACTGACCTTAAATGAAAGTGGCCATTGTTGTTGTATTGCTATATAGTAGTGTTTAATCAGACGTCAATGGAGTTCCATTCCACAATAGAAATTAAGCCTGATGAGTGGTTGCTCTTGTGGCCTGTTATTATGATTGTTCCTGTTACCAAAAGAATGTCtgttattatagaaaaaatttcTTCCCCAAGACCCCATGATCAACCCTTTTCATTCATTTCCGACATATAATCCGGAATAAAAGGCCAGGAAACTCTGTACAGGACTGCAATCATAGCTTTCTTAGACACTAAGAATCATTTGTCTTGTGAAAATTAGTGGTTTCAACATCATAATTCGTAACTAGTGGTGCCTACTGTTGATATGAAAACTGCACTAAAGGTGTTGACCTTAGGTCAAATGGAAACTCTATATAAAAATGAAGTTAGAAGGTTTACCAATTCATCTAAAAGCCGTTGATATACTtaacaaaattcttttaaaaaaaaatactaggaagaaaaaacaaaagagatGGAGGCTGAGAAGTTGATGCTTTGATCCAAGGTTCAGCTGTTGATGTGCTTCATGTCCTACCACCGCCCATGTCTagtaagaaataaaagaaaaagatttaggATATTGAATGGCTAATATGTAAGGCGGAAAAGCAAACTGTTTCCCACAAAAAGAGGATCTCTATGTGGTTCGATCGTGAAGTATTTGTTTTATGCTACGTACTGAAAGTGGCGAGGATGGTTAATTGATCATTCATTACATTCATCAGTGCAAAGAAATAATGCTTCCATGATTAAGATGTTGACCTTATAACCCATGATGATGCATACAAAATTCCTTTGTGCTCGTTTTATGGACCACCTCCCCTGCATGCACGTGTGTGTGGGTCTGTGACCACTGACCAGTGACCACCTTACCCCAActagtcttcttcttcttcttcttcttctaaaacCATGGCTTTATCAGTCTATGGCAGTCAATGCATGGTGTGTGCATGGACTTAGACACGAGAACACGGTGCTGGCCACACTCACATGACTATATGATCCacttccttctctttctctgaGCTTTCATCTTCTCACATGGCCCCTACTCTCACACTGTCTTTTCTCCAACAAATCATTATTTTCATTTGTTTATGCTATGCCTATtgtatatgaatttaattttgaagtgTATAAAACAGTTTTACATGTGGATCTAATTAGGTAATAATAagtcaacaaaaataattatttttcactttggCTCGGAATAATcatccaaaataataaatatgattggataattatataaaatgtttaataatattatgtGCTCTACCATCATACCATGCTTTTTCCACCCCgcaattaatttttagtatatatcggcacagaaaattaaaaaaaaaaattatcgtGTTGTCAGAATATATACACAGCATGATATTAGACAAGAATAACTGTGTCAGTGTCAATCTAAAATGACAAGAGTTTGAGTTGAAGTCTTCCACCATAACATCTTTACTATGAATGAATATTGAGAACTTTCACCAGTAAATGAGATTCTCTAACAAAGGTACTCATTAGTTCCTCTTTATATGCTAACCTAGGATAGTCTTAGAAAAGAATGCTAGCCTAGGATACAGGCTTGAAATATTAAGAAAGCAAAGCTTAATGGTTACTGTGTTAGACCAGCTTTCTGATTCTTTCTAGTAATTTACATGAAAATTTCTTTCTACTCCTGGGACctcaatgatttttttttgtttggccAAAAACAAAGTTGTAAATTTGTTGATTGAAATCCGCCATGACAATCCATCTTCCTTTGGTGGCCAAATTTGGATGTTTGTGACCTCATTTCCAATACCAGCACAGCGGTTGCTGTTGGACCTGACAGGGacccaacaaaaacaaataaaagcaCTATTCTTAACACACAAGTAAAAAACTACATTAGGAGAGGTagtaacaaataataatttgtGAACTACAGTAGTTAAGGGTTAAAGACCAAAATAATGTCtgatgaaaaagttttaaagacATATATTGCACAATCCCAAACAGCTGTTCTGACAAAGAATATCTATCATTATTCCTTTGGTTTCCGTTTTCCCTTATCCCTCCTTAAGCTTTGTTAACATCCATACAACAACGAAAAAGAGATTACAGCACCTTTCTATCTATATCTCTCTCTCCAATCTCCaccgaaaaagaaaaagattataGTATTATAGAGAGAATTCAAGATACTATATACTACTGCATCATATCAAATCTAGCTTCCTAGCTAGTCTTCAAGGTAATCAATCATCATTCACTGCTATGGAAACACACCATCATCAGCAGCACCAAAAACAAATTGAAGCAAGGCAAGAAGATAAAGAAGCAAAGCAAATACTGTTACCAAAACCTTCTTCACCACCACCTTCACAATCTTCCTCCCCTTCTCATGAATTCTCCTTCACAATCTCTCTCCATTCTTCTTCCACCAACAAAGCTCCACCACCTTCCCTTGCAATAGATTTATCTCCTGCTGACGAAATTTTCTTCCATGGCCACTTGCTTCCCCTCCACCTCCTATCTCACCTCCCTTCATCACCTCGATTCTCCACCACTTCCATGGAAAGCCTCACTGTCCCCGTCCCCATCCGCGACTTCTTATTGGAAGATAATGAAAATACCTATAATAAAGAAATTAGTAGAAGCAGCTGCGGACACAGCAATAGGAGCAACATAACCCTGGATGAAAGAATTGGCAACAACTTCATAGAAGAAGACAATAATGTTATTAAGAGAGGGACAatggaagaagaaagtaagtccaataataataataataataaacatagTAGTTTCTCATTGTTTGGATTATCAAAAGGGCGCAAAGTGTGTCAAGTTAGCAACAAGGAAGAATTAGATAAAGAGAAGCAACAGAAGAGGAAGCTTGGTTTTGACGTGATCCATGCACTCAAGAGGCTTTTCagggggagaagagaaagagagaaagttgGTTTGCATGAGAGTGCTTATTCTTCTCACTCAGGGAACTTGATGAGGAAGAAAAAACCAGAATTGAGAGGAATTAGAAGAGGTGAATGTTCATCAGCACCAGCTTCCATGAGGGCTTCTCCAACAAACAGTGGCCTCTTGCTTGCAACTGCAACAACTCTTCCTACTTCAGCCGCCAATGACAGCACCATGGAAGAGTTGCAAGCAGCCATTCAAGCTGCCATTGCTCACTGCAAAAATTCTATTGCCAAAGAAGACAACAACCTCATCAAATGCACCTCATAGCACATAGCACATAGTAGcatatcattatttattttccctAGTTCTTCTACTTACTACTGTAATTATTATCTCGTATTTGCTATCTGTATATTAATAATTAGGTATATGAAAATCTATTATTATCCGAGGCACAAAACAAAGTTACATATATTCGTGTCTTTCAGTGTAAACATAAAttcataaattctaattatttatatattttatatagagATGTAAACTTAATACAAATGTATATGTTCAATTTAGTGCCTATACTATATACCAACACCAAATCCATAAATTTACTAAACATGTTTTAACTTATTAGAATtccaatattttgttttatgcttTGCTAAGTACTCCGTGTTGTGTACAACAGTATGATccaagagaagagaagagttgttattattaatagTAATATTTCTAATAAATGTATCAGTGATCCATTTGTGGAAATTCTGACATACCAATGATAAGCTCATAGAGGATATATATATGCAGACAAGTCAAAAAAATTCAGCTCTGAATGCGGAAGCACGCACTTTCAGACATTCTCTTTGCAGATGTGAGATTACAGTTACATACGCAGCTgttattcttttttctcttgTGCCAATAATTCCCTCTCTTTGtggttatttttgtcaattatTAATATTTCATCATATTCATATacatccaaattccaaattaAACACAAAGACAGGTTCAAAATGAAACATATATGGACCATATATATCAGATTCCCGTGCCAAAATAATCGGTTCTGCCCTGTCACAATCATGAATTGTCTGCATTCTGAGCAAGAGTGTGTCAATGCATCCGATGTGGTAACGTTACAACTGTCACTGACACATGTGAACATATATATCCGGTGGGAACATGTTCTTTACACGCTTAACAGTCACGAAAACCACAATCCACCATCTCTCTAATATTAACATCatttcatcatcattattatacTTTCAAACTTAACTAATAAAGTCAGATAACATCGAATAATTATCCTTTTTGGTAGCCGACACATGCATGAATATGGCTGTCAAAATGGAACTCTAAAGTACCATGACTACAGAACAAATTAAGCGGCCATACTatactatattatattatttaattcatgCACTGAAAAATATATCAggatttttgtttaattaaaaaaatatagacgATAATGGAGGAAACGCATATGTTCCGAGCGAACGTGTGTAATGTTGTGGAGACAGGGGTTGTGATGAAAGTCATAAAGTTCAGGCTAATAATTAGTAACGAGGGAGATATGCTTTGGAAACATTACTTacattaagttatttttatttaaagataatagttaaaaattattaaataataatttggtcaaatatatttttttatcctaatttattgtcTGCGTAAATAAAGACAAATTCACATCAATGGTTCCCAATTTCGTTCGTCTTTTTTGGGGACATGGCAATCTCATTCAATATCATATGATGCGAGTATGTGACTCAGAAACGTCAAGACTCTGAAGGGAAAGCCCAGGCCCCGTAAATGATGTTGGTTCCGCATCTAGCCCAATTTTTTTTGGTCAGAGACTCAGAGGCTCACTTTTTTTAAGTAGTGCTAAGTTGGTCTGATATGATGCAATCAAGGCTTTTGTCTTCGAAAACTC belongs to Arachis duranensis cultivar V14167 chromosome 8, aradu.V14167.gnm2.J7QH, whole genome shotgun sequence and includes:
- the LOC107460451 gene encoding BRI1 kinase inhibitor 1-like, yielding METHHHQQHQKQIEARQEDKEAKQILLPKPSSPPPSQSSSPSHEFSFTISLHSSSTNKAPPPSLAIDLSPADEIFFHGHLLPLHLLSHLPSSPRFSTTSMESLTVPVPIRDFLLEDNENTYNKEISRSSCGHSNRSNITLDERIGNNFIEEDNNVIKRGTMEEESKSNNNNNNKHSSFSLFGLSKGRKVCQVSNKEELDKEKQQKRKLGFDVIHALKRLFRGRREREKVGLHESAYSSHSGNLMRKKKPELRGIRRGECSSAPASMRASPTNSGLLLATATTLPTSAANDSTMEELQAAIQAAIAHCKNSIAKEDNNLIKCTS